From Astyanax mexicanus isolate ESR-SI-001 chromosome 11, AstMex3_surface, whole genome shotgun sequence, the proteins below share one genomic window:
- the scrn3 gene encoding secernin-3, producing the protein MNPSSCDTFVALPPSTEGQRIIFGKNSDRPCDEVQEVVYFPAKDYSKGETVECTYIEIEQTAHTYAVVLSRPAWLWGAEMGANEHQVCIGNEAVWGRESADHEEALLGMDLVRLGLERADSAEKAVDVIVELLDKYEQGGNCMEDECTFTYHNSFLISDRTEAWVLETSGKYWAAERVESGYRNISNQYSITTKIDKEHPKMREYAKEKGWWDGEVDFSFAEVYSFMTEGRIEAAGGRYCEGRRLLEKSKGRITAQTMMDILRDKESGINMEGMFMTTGSMVSVIPKDVSLPGVHFFTATPDPERSVFKPFIFVADIKQLKHTCSPCFGEDDPVKKKPRFQSKPNRKHPLFLKHEVVAAIIDSTRERGQKILQKMRELEEETLAEMEEYLTVGVEDSTLLVYLFSNTVEKELNVYSQA; encoded by the exons ATGAACCCGTCCTCCTGCGACACCTTTGTGGCTCTGCCTCCCTCCACGGAGGGCCAGCGCATTATCTTCGGGAAGAACTCGGACAGACCCTGCGATGAAGTTCAGGAGGTGGTCTACTTCCCCGCTAAGGACTACAGTAAAGGAGAGACAGTAGAG TGCACATACATAGAAATAGAGCAGACAGCTCACACCTATGCTGTCGTCCTAAGTAGACCAGCCTGGCTCTGGGGAGCTGAAATGGGGGCAAATGAACACCAGGTCTGCATTGGGAATGAGGCTGTGTGGGGGAGAGAAAGTGCTGACCATGAGGAGGCTTTACTTGGCATGGACCTAGTCAG ACTCGGACTGGAAAGAGCAGACAGTGCAGAGAAGGCGGTGGATGTGATtgtggagctgctggataaataCGAGCAGGGAGGGAACTGCATGGAGGATGAATGCACATTTACCTACCATAACAGCTTCCTTATAAGTGACCGCACTGAGGCCTGGGTGCTGGAAACCTCTGGGAAATACTGGGCAGCAGAGAGAGTTGAGA GTGGATATAGAAATATTTCTAACCAGTATTCCATCACCACCAAAATTGACAAGGAGCACCCAAAGATGCGGGAATACGCTAAAGAAAAAGGCTGGTGGGATGGTGAAGTGGACTTCAGTTTTGCTGAGGTTTACTCCTTCATGACCGAGGGCCGCATAGAAGCCGCCGGGGGGCGCTATTGCGAAGGCCGCAGACTGCTGGAGAAAAGCAAAG GCCGCATCACAGCCCAGACCATGATGGACATactgagagataaagagagtggcATTAATATGGAGGGTATGTTCATGACAACTGGAAGTATGGTGTCTGTGATTCCTAAAGATGTGTCGCTTCCTGGTGTCCACTTCTTCACTGCCACACCTGACCCAGAAAG gtCTGTTTTCAAGCCTTTTATCTTTGTAGCTGACATAAAGCAGTTGAAGCACACATGTTCCCCATGTTTTGGGGAGGATGATCCAGTAAAGAAGAAGCCTCGCTTTCAGAGTAAACCTAACCGTAAACACCCTCTGTTCCTAAAGCACGAGGTGGTGGCTGCTATAATAGACAGCACAAGG GAGAGAGGCCAGAAGAtcctgcagaaaatgagagagctggaggaggagacaCTGGCAGAAATGGAGGAGTATCTGACTGTGGGTGTGGAGGACTCTACACTGCTGGTCTACCTGTTCTCAAATACTGTTGAGAAAGAGCTCAATGTTTACAGCCAAGCCTGA